The proteins below are encoded in one region of Segatella copri:
- the prmC gene encoding peptide chain release factor N(5)-glutamine methyltransferase, producing MKTYQQLWQSITPLYEAGEAQAIVRTVLDVKYGMTLTDIICGKVNELSADEERKLEEIIRRLQKSEPVQYVLGEADFAGRTFHVEPGVLIPRPETAELCEWIKKDATENKGITEGEKEENTIRILDICTGSGCIAITLGLDIGGSEVTGWDISENALKIAQGNIALLDAGNVKIEYQDALKLAETSDTGRWNIIVSNPPYICEKEKADMEKNVLEHEPGIALFVPDEEPLKFYRAIAEYASSALKSGGALYFEINPIYEKETREMLEGLGFKAIDTKEDAFGKQRMMRAGKS from the coding sequence ATGAAAACGTATCAACAACTTTGGCAATCCATTACCCCTCTATATGAGGCGGGCGAAGCACAGGCTATCGTCCGCACCGTGCTCGATGTGAAGTACGGAATGACGCTGACCGACATAATCTGCGGCAAAGTTAATGAATTATCTGCAGATGAAGAAAGAAAACTGGAAGAAATTATCAGAAGATTGCAAAAAAGCGAACCTGTACAGTATGTTCTGGGCGAAGCTGACTTTGCAGGAAGAACCTTCCATGTAGAGCCGGGCGTGCTGATTCCGAGACCCGAAACGGCGGAACTCTGCGAGTGGATAAAAAAAGATGCGACTGAAAACAAAGGGATTACGGAAGGAGAGAAGGAAGAAAATACCATCCGCATCCTGGACATCTGTACGGGTTCGGGCTGCATCGCCATTACGCTGGGACTGGACATCGGCGGCTCGGAGGTTACGGGTTGGGATATTTCGGAAAATGCCTTGAAGATAGCACAGGGAAATATTGCGCTTCTGGATGCCGGTAACGTAAAAATAGAATATCAAGATGCCCTGAAATTGGCGGAAACATCGGATACCGGAAGATGGAACATCATCGTGAGCAATCCCCCGTATATCTGCGAAAAGGAGAAAGCGGATATGGAGAAGAATGTGTTGGAACACGAACCCGGAATCGCCCTCTTCGTGCCCGATGAAGAGCCTCTGAAGTTCTATAGGGCCATCGCCGAATATGCCTCTTCTGCCCTCAAATCCGGAGGTGCATTATACTTCGAAATCAATCCTATCTACGAAAAAGAAACAAGGGAAATGCTGGAAGGATTGGGTTTTAAAGCTATTGATACAAAGGAAGATGCCTTCGGAAAGCAGAGAATGATGCGAGCCGGCAAATCATAA
- a CDS encoding regulatory protein RecX → MFKSQSSKYKKPMTEQQALLKLTTLCTQAEHCSQEMIDKMKKWELSEDAIARNMEFLTEKKFIDDERFARFFINDKIKYNKWGRRKVEQALWMKHIPKDISDPIFEEIEDDLYMETLLPLMKNKYKTIKAKNDYERSMKLIRFALGRGYSMEVIHKCIDRMKEEDLGDIDFEEEF, encoded by the coding sequence ATGTTCAAATCTCAAAGTTCAAAGTATAAAAAGCCGATGACCGAGCAGCAGGCGCTCCTGAAGCTCACCACCCTCTGCACCCAAGCCGAACATTGCTCGCAAGAGATGATCGACAAGATGAAGAAGTGGGAACTGTCCGAAGATGCCATCGCCAGAAACATGGAATTCCTGACCGAGAAGAAATTCATCGACGATGAACGTTTCGCACGCTTCTTTATCAACGACAAGATAAAATACAACAAGTGGGGACGCCGGAAGGTGGAACAGGCGCTGTGGATGAAACATATTCCGAAGGACATCTCCGACCCTATCTTCGAAGAGATTGAAGACGACCTGTATATGGAAACCCTCCTGCCCCTGATGAAAAACAAATATAAAACCATCAAGGCAAAGAACGACTATGAACGCTCGATGAAACTCATCCGCTTTGCCCTGGGAAGAGGATACAGCATGGAGGTTATCCACAAATGCATCGACCGGATGAAGGAAGAAGATCTGGGAGACATCGATTTCGAAGAGGAATTCTAA
- a CDS encoding ComF family protein translates to MICIKCLFRMPRTDTWKQPYDNEMAKLFWHLIPIERCCALFHHISHATSARAVYQLKYMHHPEMGIYLGRMLAKKGLGIQFFDGIDAIIPIPLTRKREKERGYNQSLLIAKGIQQLTHLTIIKDAVKRKKFSESQTHKNRQERQENVSQVFEAAATYHDGQGEHPITQLEGKHILIIDDVCTTGSTIISCAETLIKAAGKMKISVLTVGFAHD, encoded by the coding sequence ATGATATGCATAAAATGTCTGTTCCGCATGCCGAGAACCGATACCTGGAAACAGCCCTACGACAACGAGATGGCAAAACTCTTCTGGCATCTGATTCCCATCGAACGCTGCTGCGCTCTCTTCCATCACATCAGCCATGCTACATCGGCTAGAGCCGTCTACCAACTGAAATACATGCATCATCCTGAAATGGGAATCTATCTGGGCAGAATGCTGGCAAAGAAGGGGTTAGGCATTCAGTTCTTCGACGGAATAGACGCCATCATCCCCATCCCGCTCACCCGAAAACGAGAAAAAGAACGCGGCTATAACCAGAGTCTTCTCATCGCCAAAGGTATCCAGCAACTCACCCATCTGACCATCATCAAGGATGCCGTAAAAAGGAAAAAGTTTAGCGAAAGCCAAACCCACAAGAACCGGCAGGAAAGACAGGAAAACGTGAGCCAGGTTTTTGAAGCCGCAGCAACCTATCATGACGGGCAGGGCGAGCACCCCATCACGCAACTTGAGGGCAAACATATCCTCATCATCGACGACGTATGCACCACCGGATCCACCATCATCTCCTGTGCGGAAACCCTGATAAAAGCAGCCGGAAAGATGAAGATAAGCGTGCTGACTGTAGGTTTCGCACACGACTAA
- the pyrE gene encoding orotate phosphoribosyltransferase translates to MDKLKKEFASKLLKVKAIKLQPNDPFTWASGWKSPFYCDNRKTLSFPELRNYVKLELVHAILEQFPEADAVAGVATGAIAQGALVADELNMPFVYVRSKPKDHGMQNLIEGQLDPKAKVVVVEDLISTGGSSLKAVEALRKNGNEIVGMVASYTYGFPIAEKAFADANVKLVTLTDYEHVVAEALETGYIKQEDVELLHEWRKDPANWKK, encoded by the coding sequence ATGGACAAACTGAAGAAAGAATTCGCATCTAAGTTATTGAAAGTAAAGGCAATCAAGTTGCAGCCTAATGATCCATTCACATGGGCTTCTGGCTGGAAGTCACCATTCTATTGCGATAACCGCAAGACTCTCTCATTCCCAGAACTCCGCAATTATGTAAAGCTTGAGCTCGTTCACGCTATCCTGGAGCAGTTCCCTGAGGCTGATGCTGTAGCCGGAGTAGCTACTGGTGCCATCGCGCAGGGTGCTTTGGTTGCTGACGAACTGAACATGCCTTTCGTATACGTTCGTTCTAAACCAAAGGATCACGGTATGCAGAACCTCATCGAAGGTCAGCTCGACCCTAAGGCTAAGGTTGTGGTAGTAGAAGACTTGATTTCTACCGGCGGCAGCTCTCTCAAGGCAGTAGAGGCTCTCCGCAAGAACGGCAACGAGATTGTGGGCATGGTAGCTAGCTATACCTATGGTTTCCCTATCGCCGAGAAGGCTTTTGCTGATGCTAACGTAAAGCTGGTTACTTTGACCGACTATGAGCACGTAGTGGCAGAGGCTCTGGAGACTGGCTATATCAAACAGGAAGACGTAGAGCTGCTCCACGAGTGGCGCAAGGACCCAGCTAACTGGAAGAAGTAA
- a CDS encoding SRPBCC family protein, with amino-acid sequence MSTSTFESNIKQIPHKQESVYRTLSDLNNLQMLKDRFEQVKDQIPEDKRKEMEKLKDLKFDSDSISITAPMVGEIKMRIIDREEPKTIKFETENSPVPFNFWIQLLPTGEFSCKMKLTIKAELNMFIKGMVKKPLQEGIEKIADALAMIPYQD; translated from the coding sequence ATGAGTACAAGTACATTCGAAAGTAATATCAAACAGATTCCTCACAAACAGGAATCTGTTTACCGTACATTGAGCGATCTGAACAACCTGCAGATGCTCAAAGACCGATTCGAGCAGGTGAAAGACCAGATTCCGGAAGACAAGAGAAAGGAAATGGAAAAGCTGAAGGACCTCAAGTTTGATAGCGACAGCATCTCTATCACAGCACCTATGGTGGGTGAAATCAAGATGCGCATCATCGACCGCGAGGAGCCTAAAACCATCAAGTTTGAAACAGAAAACAGCCCTGTTCCTTTCAACTTCTGGATTCAGCTGCTCCCTACAGGCGAGTTCTCATGCAAAATGAAACTCACCATCAAGGCAGAACTTAACATGTTTATCAAGGGTATGGTGAAGAAGCCATTGCAGGAAGGCATCGAAAAAATTGCTGATGCGCTTGCGATGATTCCTTACCAGGATTAA
- the argH gene encoding argininosuccinate lyase, which translates to MAHKLWEKNFEVNKEIERFTVGRDRELDLYLAKYDVLGSMAHITMLESIGLLEKDELTQLLAELKNIYAIADKGEFVIEDGVEDVHSQVELMLTQKLGDMGKKIHSGRSRNDQVLVDLKLFTRHELKEIVDAVKILFDELIQKSNQYKDVLMPGYTHLQVAMPSSFGLWFGAYAEGLADDMLFLQAAYRMTNRNPLGSAAGYGSSFPLNRTMTTELLGFDSMDYNVVYAQMGRGKMERNVAFAMATVAGTLAKMAFDACMFNCQNFGFVKLPKECTTGSSIMPHKKNPDVFELIRAKSNKLQSLPQQVMLIMNNLPVGYFRDLQIIKEVFLPAFDELKDCLQMAAYIINKMEVNEHILDDPRYDPMFSVEEVNQLAANGMPFRDAYKKVGLEIEAGEFKPNKDIHHTHEGSIGNLCNDKIQALLEQTLSEFHFERMENAEKNLLK; encoded by the coding sequence ATGGCACATAAACTTTGGGAAAAGAACTTCGAAGTAAACAAGGAAATTGAAAGATTCACCGTAGGAAGAGACCGCGAACTCGACCTCTATCTCGCCAAGTATGACGTGCTGGGCAGTATGGCACACATCACCATGCTCGAAAGCATCGGACTCCTGGAGAAAGATGAACTCACCCAGCTCCTTGCCGAACTGAAAAACATCTACGCCATCGCCGACAAGGGCGAATTCGTAATAGAAGACGGCGTGGAAGACGTTCATTCCCAGGTAGAACTGATGCTCACCCAGAAACTGGGCGACATGGGCAAAAAGATTCATTCGGGTAGATCACGCAACGACCAGGTTCTCGTAGACCTCAAACTCTTCACCCGTCATGAATTGAAGGAGATTGTGGACGCCGTGAAGATTCTCTTCGACGAGCTGATTCAGAAGAGCAACCAGTATAAGGACGTGCTGATGCCGGGCTACACCCATCTGCAGGTGGCTATGCCTTCATCATTCGGTCTCTGGTTTGGCGCTTATGCTGAAGGACTTGCCGATGACATGCTCTTCCTTCAGGCTGCTTACCGCATGACCAACCGCAACCCATTGGGTAGCGCTGCCGGCTATGGAAGTTCATTCCCATTGAACCGCACCATGACCACCGAACTTCTCGGTTTCGACAGCATGGACTATAATGTGGTTTATGCACAAATGGGCAGAGGAAAGATGGAGCGCAACGTGGCTTTCGCCATGGCTACCGTGGCAGGAACTTTGGCAAAGATGGCTTTCGACGCCTGTATGTTCAACTGTCAGAACTTCGGTTTCGTGAAATTGCCTAAGGAGTGCACCACCGGTTCGAGCATCATGCCACACAAGAAGAATCCAGACGTATTCGAGTTGATTCGCGCCAAGAGCAACAAGCTCCAGAGCCTTCCACAGCAGGTAATGCTCATCATGAACAACCTGCCAGTAGGCTATTTCCGCGATCTCCAGATTATCAAGGAAGTGTTCCTCCCTGCCTTCGACGAGTTGAAAGACTGTCTGCAGATGGCTGCCTACATCATCAACAAGATGGAGGTGAACGAGCATATTCTTGACGATCCTCGCTACGACCCTATGTTCTCAGTAGAAGAAGTGAACCAGCTTGCAGCCAACGGCATGCCATTCCGCGATGCTTACAAGAAGGTAGGACTGGAAATCGAGGCTGGCGAATTCAAGCCAAACAAGGATATTCATCATACTCACGAAGGCAGCATCGGCAATCTCTGCAACGACAAGATTCAGGCGCTGTTGGAGCAGACCCTCTCTGAGTTCCACTTCGAGCGCATGGAGAATGCCGAGAAGAATCTTCTGAAATAA
- a CDS encoding DUF4369 domain-containing protein, whose translation MKKFAYILILFITLVLTSCGVSSGHFKFEGKFLNMNQGEFYVYSPDGGFEGVDTIKVEGGRFTFETECKEDFTIMLVFPNFSEQPIFAKSGKSVEIKADASHLKEMEVSGTEDNELMTKFRQNILKDTPPEAKKHAEDFVREHPNSVCSIYLIRKYFITSTQPDYRKALSLINIVEKEQPKNGQLAKMKQLAETMKNVGTGATLPSFTAYDINGKLVSSTEMSSAPVAVIYTWATYNYDSQDMQRELKSRQKKSNGKLKLMAFCLDASKNECKNNIKRDSIACPIICNGEMLEDKTLKKLGLENLPDNIILQNGKIIARGMKKQELYNKLDQLLK comes from the coding sequence ATGAAAAAATTTGCTTACATCCTCATTTTATTCATTACGCTGGTCTTAACATCATGTGGTGTTAGCAGTGGGCATTTCAAGTTTGAAGGCAAATTTCTCAATATGAATCAAGGCGAGTTTTATGTATACAGTCCTGACGGGGGCTTCGAAGGCGTTGACACCATCAAGGTAGAAGGCGGCCGTTTCACTTTCGAAACCGAATGTAAGGAAGATTTTACCATTATGCTTGTTTTCCCTAATTTCTCTGAGCAGCCTATCTTCGCAAAATCGGGCAAATCAGTAGAGATCAAGGCAGATGCTTCGCACCTTAAGGAAATGGAGGTAAGCGGAACCGAGGATAACGAACTGATGACAAAATTCCGCCAGAACATCCTGAAAGATACGCCACCTGAGGCTAAAAAGCATGCTGAAGACTTCGTCAGAGAACATCCGAATTCTGTGTGCAGCATCTATCTGATCAGAAAATACTTCATCACTTCTACACAACCTGATTACCGCAAGGCGCTCTCACTCATCAATATCGTAGAGAAGGAACAGCCTAAAAACGGACAGTTGGCTAAGATGAAGCAGTTGGCAGAAACCATGAAGAATGTAGGCACCGGTGCAACCCTGCCTTCATTTACAGCATACGATATCAACGGAAAACTCGTTTCTAGTACAGAAATGAGCAGCGCTCCGGTTGCCGTAATCTACACCTGGGCTACCTATAACTATGACAGCCAGGACATGCAGCGCGAACTGAAGAGCCGGCAGAAAAAATCGAACGGCAAGCTTAAGCTGATGGCTTTCTGTCTGGATGCCAGCAAGAACGAATGCAAGAACAACATCAAGCGCGACTCTATCGCATGCCCTATCATCTGCAACGGCGAAATGCTGGAAGACAAGACCTTGAAGAAGTTGGGATTGGAAAACCTTCCTGACAACATCATACTTCAAAATGGTAAAATCATCGCCCGAGGCATGAAAAAGCAAGAGCTTTACAATAAGCTCGACCAACTGCTAAAATAA
- a CDS encoding YifB family Mg chelatase-like AAA ATPase: MLVKTYCAAVNGLEVTTVTVEVSLNRGVMYHLTGLGDEAVKESRNRISAALQYSGFKFPIADITINLAPADLRKEGSSFDLPLAIGLLGANNNIPEDHLKEYMMVGELSLDGTLQPIKGALPIAIRARAEHFKGLIVPEQNAREAAVVNNLEVYGMKTLFEVIQFMSDRSNPSPTIVDTRKEFYENQTHCEYDYADVRGQENVKRALEVAAAGGHNLIMVGPPGSGKSMMAKRLPSILPPLTLSESLETTQIHSIAGKLGKNVSLISQRPFRSPHHTISQVALVGGGTSPQPGEISLAHNGVLFCDELPEFNKTTLEVLRQPLEDRHINISRAKYSTDYPCSFMFVASMNPCPCGYYGDPTHRCVCTPGQIQRYMNKISGPLLDRIDIQCEISPVPFQDISKAAPGEPSAKIRERVIKAREVQAERFKDYKGIHCNAQMTERMIHQFAEPDEQGIELLRMAMEKLSLSARAYNRILKVARTIADLAGSEQIKPDHIAEAVGYRTLDRGDWAERGHL, translated from the coding sequence ATGTTAGTAAAGACATATTGTGCAGCAGTTAACGGACTAGAAGTAACTACTGTAACCGTAGAAGTAAGCCTCAACAGAGGCGTCATGTACCACCTCACAGGCTTAGGCGACGAGGCGGTCAAAGAGAGCCGTAACCGAATTTCAGCAGCTCTCCAGTATAGCGGCTTCAAATTTCCGATAGCCGACATCACTATCAATCTGGCTCCAGCTGACCTCAGGAAAGAGGGCAGCAGTTTCGACTTGCCGCTTGCAATCGGACTTCTAGGCGCCAACAACAACATTCCCGAAGATCATCTGAAAGAGTACATGATGGTAGGCGAGCTGAGCCTTGACGGTACGCTCCAGCCTATCAAAGGTGCCCTACCGATAGCCATCAGAGCAAGAGCAGAGCACTTTAAGGGACTGATTGTGCCGGAACAGAACGCTCGGGAAGCGGCTGTCGTAAATAACCTTGAGGTTTACGGCATGAAAACGCTTTTCGAAGTCATACAATTCATGAGCGACAGAAGCAATCCTTCTCCTACAATCGTTGACACCCGCAAGGAATTTTACGAAAACCAGACACATTGTGAATACGATTATGCCGACGTCCGCGGTCAAGAGAACGTGAAAAGAGCGCTCGAAGTGGCTGCGGCTGGCGGACACAACCTGATTATGGTAGGTCCTCCAGGTTCCGGAAAGTCGATGATGGCAAAACGTTTGCCGTCCATTCTTCCTCCCCTCACGCTATCTGAGAGTCTGGAAACAACACAGATTCACTCCATTGCAGGCAAACTGGGCAAGAATGTATCACTCATTTCCCAACGCCCGTTCCGGTCTCCTCACCATACCATCTCTCAAGTGGCTCTGGTAGGCGGAGGAACTTCACCACAACCGGGAGAAATATCGCTCGCCCATAATGGCGTTCTGTTCTGCGATGAACTTCCGGAGTTCAATAAAACCACTCTGGAAGTACTCCGCCAGCCATTGGAAGACCGCCATATCAACATCAGCAGAGCGAAATATTCTACAGATTACCCATGTTCATTCATGTTTGTGGCAAGTATGAACCCTTGCCCATGCGGATATTATGGTGATCCGACACATCGCTGTGTCTGCACGCCAGGCCAGATTCAAAGATACATGAACAAGATTTCGGGTCCGTTACTCGACCGCATCGACATCCAATGCGAAATCAGTCCCGTTCCTTTCCAGGACATATCGAAGGCAGCACCAGGTGAGCCAAGTGCCAAGATCAGAGAAAGAGTCATCAAGGCAAGAGAAGTTCAAGCCGAAAGATTCAAAGATTATAAAGGCATCCATTGCAACGCCCAGATGACCGAAAGAATGATTCATCAGTTTGCCGAACCCGACGAACAAGGTATCGAACTGCTCCGAATGGCAATGGAGAAGCTTTCTTTGTCAGCTAGAGCCTATAACAGAATACTGAAAGTGGCACGAACCATTGCTGATTTGGCAGGAAGTGAACAGATTAAGCCTGACCATATAGCAGAAGCCGTGGGATACAGAACCCTCGACAGAGGCGATTGGGCAGAAAGAGGACATTTATAA
- the metG gene encoding methionine--tRNA ligase produces MEQKNFKRTTVTAALPYANGGVHIGHLAGVYVPADIYVRYLRLKKQDVVFIGGSDEHGVPVTIRAKKEGITVQEVVDRYHNLIKKSFEDFGISFDIYSRTTSPTHNKFASDFFRTLYDKGVLEEKVEEQFCDEVTGEFLTDRNIVGTCPRCGAEGAYGDQCEKCGATLSPEELINPTNKNNPGHGLVKKPTKNWYLPLNKYQDWLKKWILEGHKEWRTNVYGQCKSWLDMDLQPRAMTRDLDWGIPVPVEGADGKVLYVWFDAPIGYISNTKELCDAHPEKWGTWQKWWQDPETRLVHFIGKDNIVFHCIIFPTMLKAHGDYILPDNVPANEFLNLEDDKISTSRNWAVWLHEYLVDLPGKQDVLRYVLTANAPETKDNNFTWKDFQERNNSELVAVYGNFVNRALQLTKKYWGGVVPACGELQEVDEKAIAEFKDVKEKVEQYLNVFKFREAQKEAMNLARIGNRYITECEPWKVWKTDPKRVETILNISLQLVANLAIAFEPFLPFSSEKLRKMINMPNFEWTQLGSTDLLKAGTQLGEPELLFEKIEDEVIERQLQKLADTKKANEEASYQAAPIKPEVSFDDFEKLDIRVGHILNCEKVKKSKKLLKFTIDDGSGVERTICSGIAAYYEPEQLIGKDVLFVANFAPRKMMGIESQGMILSAVNFDGSLNVTSLLGKVKPGSQVG; encoded by the coding sequence ATGGAACAAAAGAACTTTAAACGTACTACCGTGACTGCGGCTTTGCCTTATGCCAACGGTGGTGTGCACATCGGTCACCTGGCAGGTGTATACGTGCCAGCCGATATCTATGTTCGCTATCTCCGCCTCAAGAAGCAGGATGTTGTCTTCATCGGCGGTAGCGATGAGCATGGTGTACCTGTTACTATCCGTGCCAAGAAAGAGGGAATTACCGTACAGGAGGTGGTTGATCGCTATCATAACCTCATCAAGAAGAGTTTCGAGGACTTCGGTATCTCTTTTGATATTTACAGCCGTACCACTTCGCCTACTCACAATAAGTTTGCTTCAGACTTCTTCCGCACACTCTATGACAAGGGCGTATTGGAAGAAAAGGTAGAGGAGCAGTTCTGCGACGAGGTAACAGGCGAATTCCTTACCGACCGTAATATCGTAGGTACTTGCCCTCGCTGTGGTGCAGAGGGTGCTTATGGCGACCAATGCGAGAAATGTGGTGCTACCCTCTCTCCTGAGGAACTCATCAACCCTACCAACAAGAACAACCCTGGTCATGGTCTCGTAAAGAAGCCTACCAAGAACTGGTATCTTCCATTGAACAAGTATCAGGATTGGTTGAAGAAGTGGATTCTGGAAGGTCACAAGGAGTGGCGTACCAATGTTTACGGCCAATGCAAGAGCTGGTTGGATATGGATCTTCAGCCACGTGCGATGACACGCGACTTGGATTGGGGTATTCCTGTTCCAGTAGAGGGTGCAGATGGAAAGGTGCTCTACGTTTGGTTCGATGCACCTATCGGTTACATCTCAAATACCAAGGAGCTTTGCGATGCTCATCCAGAAAAGTGGGGAACATGGCAGAAGTGGTGGCAGGATCCTGAAACTCGTCTTGTTCACTTCATCGGTAAGGACAATATCGTGTTCCACTGCATCATCTTCCCTACTATGCTGAAGGCTCACGGCGACTATATCTTGCCAGACAACGTACCAGCCAACGAGTTCCTGAACCTGGAGGATGATAAGATTTCAACATCCCGCAACTGGGCTGTATGGTTGCACGAGTATCTCGTAGATTTGCCAGGCAAGCAGGATGTATTGCGCTATGTATTGACAGCCAATGCGCCTGAGACCAAGGACAACAACTTTACCTGGAAGGATTTCCAGGAGCGCAACAACTCTGAGTTGGTTGCCGTTTACGGTAACTTCGTAAACCGTGCCCTCCAGCTCACCAAGAAGTATTGGGGCGGCGTAGTTCCTGCCTGTGGTGAATTGCAGGAGGTAGATGAGAAGGCTATCGCTGAGTTCAAGGACGTGAAGGAGAAGGTAGAGCAGTATCTCAACGTATTCAAGTTCCGTGAGGCTCAGAAAGAGGCTATGAACCTGGCTCGTATCGGTAACAGATACATCACAGAGTGTGAGCCTTGGAAGGTTTGGAAGACCGATCCTAAGCGTGTGGAGACCATCCTAAACATCTCCCTCCAGCTGGTTGCCAACCTCGCTATCGCCTTCGAGCCATTCTTGCCATTCTCTTCTGAGAAACTCCGCAAGATGATCAATATGCCTAACTTCGAGTGGACTCAGCTCGGCAGCACAGATTTGCTCAAGGCTGGTACCCAGCTCGGTGAGCCTGAATTGCTCTTCGAGAAGATTGAGGATGAGGTTATCGAAAGACAGCTCCAGAAGCTCGCTGACACCAAGAAGGCTAACGAGGAGGCTTCTTATCAGGCTGCTCCTATCAAGCCAGAGGTTAGCTTCGATGATTTCGAGAAACTCGATATCCGCGTAGGTCACATTCTGAACTGCGAGAAGGTAAAGAAGTCTAAGAAACTCCTGAAGTTCACCATCGACGATGGTTCTGGCGTAGAGCGCACCATCTGCTCAGGTATCGCAGCCTACTACGAGCCAGAGCAGCTGATCGGCAAGGACGTATTGTTCGTAGCCAACTTTGCTCCTCGCAAGATGATGGGGATCGAGAGTCAGGGTATGATTCTGAGTGCAGTCAACTTCGACGGCTCATTGAACGTAACTTCTCTCCTTGGCAAGGTTAAGCCAGGAAGCCAGGTTGGATAA
- a CDS encoding porin family protein encodes MKKKIVIMMVLLLAVVGAKAQEVESPVGRFSVIPRIGVTLANWSGLTLETLDGTSLESKYQAGFMGGADVEYRINKSLGITLGAYYARQGMRFPDCELTENAEKGEYTGIKNHHVNLDYIQVPLMLKAYLVEGLSVNAGVQVGFLCGDGKVKREETDLQKDKNGSITYKDMQETEAPWPAKKVDVAIPLGLSYEYMNVILDARYNVSLTKAGKGDWDNCKNKALTFTVGYRFTL; translated from the coding sequence ATGAAAAAGAAAATAGTTATAATGATGGTGCTGCTGCTTGCTGTTGTGGGAGCAAAGGCACAAGAAGTGGAGAGTCCGGTAGGCAGATTCTCTGTAATTCCCCGTATCGGTGTAACTCTGGCTAACTGGAGCGGGTTGACTCTGGAAACTTTGGATGGAACCTCGCTAGAGTCTAAGTATCAGGCTGGATTCATGGGCGGCGCAGATGTGGAATATCGCATAAATAAGAGCCTGGGTATTACGCTGGGTGCTTATTATGCCCGACAGGGTATGCGCTTCCCTGACTGTGAGTTGACAGAGAATGCTGAAAAAGGGGAATATACAGGTATTAAGAATCATCATGTGAACCTCGATTATATCCAGGTACCGCTCATGCTGAAAGCCTATCTTGTAGAGGGCTTGTCGGTGAATGCAGGCGTTCAGGTGGGATTCCTTTGTGGCGACGGCAAGGTGAAAAGAGAGGAAACCGACCTTCAGAAGGACAAGAACGGGTCTATTACATATAAGGATATGCAGGAGACCGAAGCTCCTTGGCCTGCCAAGAAGGTGGATGTAGCCATTCCTTTGGGCTTGAGTTATGAATATATGAACGTGATTCTGGATGCCCGTTACAACGTGAGCCTGACGAAGGCTGGCAAGGGCGATTGGGATAACTGTAAGAACAAGGCTCTGACCTTTACCGTGGGTTATCGTTTTACATTATAA